In Erigeron canadensis isolate Cc75 chromosome 1, C_canadensis_v1, whole genome shotgun sequence, a single window of DNA contains:
- the LOC122606245 gene encoding potassium channel AKT1-like isoform X1, with protein sequence MADIFSTTENNLNFNNKKNIIGGGLRVYSMCGGANISEVEHEISRNGSQYSLTTGILPSLGARSNRRVKLRNFIISPYDRRYRTWETYLVVLVLYTAWVSPFEFGFLEQPRRPLSVIDNIVNGFFAIDIILTFFVAYLNKSTYLLVDNPKQIAWRYASTWLIFDIIATIPSELANKIATSSLQSYGLFNMFRLWRLRRVSALFARLEKDRNFNYFWVRCAKLVFVTLFAVHSAGCFYYYLAANYPKASNTWIGFNNTDFKEQSLGIRYVTSMYWSITTLTTVGYGDLHAQNRREMIFVICYMLFNLGLTSYLIGNMTNLVVHGTSKTRQFRDTIQAASSFAHRNQLPVRLQDQMLAHLCLKFRTDSEGLQQQETIDSLPKAIRSSISHFLFYSLLDKAYLFRGVSNDLLFQLVSEMKAEYFPPKEDVILQNEAPTDFYILVTGAVELLVMKNGVEQVVHEARPGDLCGEIGVLCYRPQLFTVRTKRLSQLLRLNRTTFLNIVQANVGDGTIIMNNLLQHLKDVDDPLMDGVLLETENMLAHGRMDLPLSLCFATLRGDDLLLQKLLKKGLDPNESDNNGRTALHIAASKGSENSVLLLLDYGADPSCKDSEGNVPLWEAMIGNHEMVVKVLADNGASLSSGDVGQFSCIASEQNNLNLLKKITRHGGDVTRSRNDGSTALHVAVCEGNIEIVKYLLDQGANIDQQDHQGWTPRDLADQQGHEDIKTLFLTVKFTDDQQLTSTTPLVSIPEEKDAHDFLHVKFLGRFKSEPAIFRPSSQYADDGSLSRHRRRKGDNFHNSLFGIMLNAREGETSIDLSPRPKSMTIVGKREIHGRVVVSCPTKGDIAGKLVLLPKTFQEVLEIGVKKYGFLPSKVVNKEGAEVDEIEVIRDGDHLVFVGDSKQTVQESDKQDGKSQR encoded by the exons ATGGCGGATATATTTAGCACTACCGAAAATAATCTTAACTtcaataataagaaaaatattataGGTGGTGGTTTAAGGGTTTATTCAATGTGTGGTGGTGCTAATATAAGTGAAGTTGAACATGAGATATCTAGAAACGGCAGTCAATATAGTCTTACCACCGGAATATTACCATCTCTTGGTGCACGTAGCAATCGCCGTGTTAAGCTACGGAATTTCATCATCTCCCCTTATGATCGCCGTTACAG GACATGGGAGACGTATCTAGTAGTTTTGGTACTCTACACAGCATGGGTATCCCCATTTGAATTCGGTTTCCTTGAACAACCAAGAAGACCACTATCAGTCATTGATAACATTGTCAATGGGTTTTTTGCCATTGACATCATACTTACATTCTTTGTAGCATATCTCAATAAAAGTACCTATCTTCTTGTCGACAACCCGAAGCAGATTGCTTGGAGGTATGCAAGCACTTGGTTGATTTTTGATATCATCGCTACGATCCCTTCTGAACTAGCCAACAAGATTGCTACTAGTTCCTTGCAATCCTATGGATTATTCAACATGTTTAGACTATGGCGTTTGCGCAGAGTTAGTGCCTTGTTTGCCAG ATTGGAGAAAGATAGGAACTTCAACTACTTTTGGGTTCGATGCGCCAAGCTTGTTTTT GTTACTCTCTTCGCTGTACACAGTGCCGGGTGTTTCTACTATTATCTTGCTGCCAATTATCCTAAAGCTAGCAATACGTGGATAGGATTTAATAATACAGATTTTAAGGAACAGAGCTTGGGGATCCGTTATGTGACATCTATGTACTGGTCCATCACGACACTAACCACCGTGGGATACGGAGATTTGCATGCACAAAATCGAAGGGAGATGATTTTTGTCATATGCTACATGCTTTTCAACCTCGGATTGACATCCTATCTTATAGGAAATATGACAAACTTGGTTGTACACGGCACGAGTAAAACTAGACAATTT AGGGACACCATTCAAGCAGCCTCCAGTTTTGCTCATAGGAATCAGTTGCCCGTTCGGTTGCAAGATCAGATGCTTGCACATTTGTGTCTCAAGTTTAGAACTGATTCAGAAGGACTTCAACAACAAGAGACTATTGATTCGCTTCCAAAAGCAATACGATCAAGCATTTCTCATTTCCTTTTTTACTCGCTTCTAGATAAGGCCTACTTGTTTAGGGGGGTGTCCAACGACTTGCTCTTTCAGCTG GTTTCAGAAATGAAAGCTGAATATTTTCCTCCAAAGGAAGATGTTATCTTGCAGAATGAAGCGCCGACAGATTTTTACATTCTTGTTACTGGAGCAGTG GAACTACTTGTTATGAAAAATGGAGTTGAACAGGTTGTGCATGAAGCAAGACCTGGTGACCTCTGTGGTGAAATTGGGGTTCTTTGTTATAGACCTCAACTTTTCACAGTTCGCACTAAAAGATTAAGCCAGTTACTAAGGTTAAACCGAACAACATTCTTGAACATTGTTCAAGCTAATGTCGGAGACGGGACAATTATCATGAATAATCTCCTCCAG CATTTGAAAGACGTAGACGATCCACTTATGGATGGAGTGTTGTTGGAAACGGAGAACATGCTCGCTCATGGTAGGATGGACTTGCCCCTAAGTCTGTGCTTTGCCACACTTAGAGGAGACGATTTGTTGTTGCAGAAATTGTTAAAGAAAGGTCTTGATCCAAATGAATCGGACAATAATGGAAGAACCGCTTTG CACATAGCTGCGTCAAAAGGAAGTGAGAACTCTGTTCTTCTGCTGCTTGATTATGGGGCAGACCCCAGCTGCAAAG ATTCAGAAGGGAACGTTCCATTGTGGGAGGCTATGATAGGCAACCATGAGATGGTAGTCAAAGTGTTAGCAGATAACGGTGCAAGCCTATCTTCTGGTGACGTAGGGCAGTTTTCGTGCATTGCATCTGAGCAAAACAACTTAAATTTACTCAAGAAAATAACACGCCATGGAGGGGACGTAACTCGTTCTAGAAACGATGGATCGACAGCTCTTCATGTTGCAGTCTGTGAAGGAAATATCGAAATCGTGAAATACCTATTAGACCAAGGAGCCAACATTGACCAACAAGATCATCAAGGATGGACCCCCCGAGACTTGGCTGACCAACAAGGACACGAAGATATAAAAACCCTCTTCCTGACTGTAAAGTTCACAGATGACCAACAGCTCACCAGCACGACTCCACTCGTCTCAATCCCCGAGGAGAAAGATGCACATGATTTTCTACACGTGAAGTTTCTCGGGAGGTTTAAAAGTGAGCCAGCAATATTCCGGCCAAGTTCACAATATGCCGATGATGGATCTTTGAGTCGACATAGGAGAAGAAAAGGTGACAATTTTCACAATTCTCTGTTTGGTATAATGTTGAATGCTCGAGAGGGGGAGACGAGTATAGACTTGTCCCCGAGGCCCAAAAGTATGACAATTGTTGGCAAGAGGGAAATCCATGGTAGGGTGGTTGTAAGTTGCCCCACGAAAGGAGACATTGCAGGGAAACTAGTTTTATTACCAAAAACATTCCAGGAAGTATTGGAGATTGGTGTAAAAAAATATGGGTTTTTGCCTTCAAAAGTTGTAAACAAAGAGGGGGCTGAAGTAGATGAAATAGAAGTAATTAGGGATGGTGATCATCTAGTTTTTGTGGGGGACTCAAAACAGACAGTCCAGGAATCAGATAAGCAAGATGGTAAAAGCCAAAGATAA
- the LOC122606245 gene encoding potassium channel AKT1-like isoform X2 — translation MADIFSTTENNLNFNNKKNIIGGGLRVYSMCGGANISEVEHEISRNGSQYSLTTGILPSLGARSNRRVKLRNFIISPYDRRYRLEKDRNFNYFWVRCAKLVFVTLFAVHSAGCFYYYLAANYPKASNTWIGFNNTDFKEQSLGIRYVTSMYWSITTLTTVGYGDLHAQNRREMIFVICYMLFNLGLTSYLIGNMTNLVVHGTSKTRQFRDTIQAASSFAHRNQLPVRLQDQMLAHLCLKFRTDSEGLQQQETIDSLPKAIRSSISHFLFYSLLDKAYLFRGVSNDLLFQLVSEMKAEYFPPKEDVILQNEAPTDFYILVTGAVELLVMKNGVEQVVHEARPGDLCGEIGVLCYRPQLFTVRTKRLSQLLRLNRTTFLNIVQANVGDGTIIMNNLLQHLKDVDDPLMDGVLLETENMLAHGRMDLPLSLCFATLRGDDLLLQKLLKKGLDPNESDNNGRTALHIAASKGSENSVLLLLDYGADPSCKDSEGNVPLWEAMIGNHEMVVKVLADNGASLSSGDVGQFSCIASEQNNLNLLKKITRHGGDVTRSRNDGSTALHVAVCEGNIEIVKYLLDQGANIDQQDHQGWTPRDLADQQGHEDIKTLFLTVKFTDDQQLTSTTPLVSIPEEKDAHDFLHVKFLGRFKSEPAIFRPSSQYADDGSLSRHRRRKGDNFHNSLFGIMLNAREGETSIDLSPRPKSMTIVGKREIHGRVVVSCPTKGDIAGKLVLLPKTFQEVLEIGVKKYGFLPSKVVNKEGAEVDEIEVIRDGDHLVFVGDSKQTVQESDKQDGKSQR, via the exons ATGGCGGATATATTTAGCACTACCGAAAATAATCTTAACTtcaataataagaaaaatattataGGTGGTGGTTTAAGGGTTTATTCAATGTGTGGTGGTGCTAATATAAGTGAAGTTGAACATGAGATATCTAGAAACGGCAGTCAATATAGTCTTACCACCGGAATATTACCATCTCTTGGTGCACGTAGCAATCGCCGTGTTAAGCTACGGAATTTCATCATCTCCCCTTATGATCGCCGTTACAG ATTGGAGAAAGATAGGAACTTCAACTACTTTTGGGTTCGATGCGCCAAGCTTGTTTTT GTTACTCTCTTCGCTGTACACAGTGCCGGGTGTTTCTACTATTATCTTGCTGCCAATTATCCTAAAGCTAGCAATACGTGGATAGGATTTAATAATACAGATTTTAAGGAACAGAGCTTGGGGATCCGTTATGTGACATCTATGTACTGGTCCATCACGACACTAACCACCGTGGGATACGGAGATTTGCATGCACAAAATCGAAGGGAGATGATTTTTGTCATATGCTACATGCTTTTCAACCTCGGATTGACATCCTATCTTATAGGAAATATGACAAACTTGGTTGTACACGGCACGAGTAAAACTAGACAATTT AGGGACACCATTCAAGCAGCCTCCAGTTTTGCTCATAGGAATCAGTTGCCCGTTCGGTTGCAAGATCAGATGCTTGCACATTTGTGTCTCAAGTTTAGAACTGATTCAGAAGGACTTCAACAACAAGAGACTATTGATTCGCTTCCAAAAGCAATACGATCAAGCATTTCTCATTTCCTTTTTTACTCGCTTCTAGATAAGGCCTACTTGTTTAGGGGGGTGTCCAACGACTTGCTCTTTCAGCTG GTTTCAGAAATGAAAGCTGAATATTTTCCTCCAAAGGAAGATGTTATCTTGCAGAATGAAGCGCCGACAGATTTTTACATTCTTGTTACTGGAGCAGTG GAACTACTTGTTATGAAAAATGGAGTTGAACAGGTTGTGCATGAAGCAAGACCTGGTGACCTCTGTGGTGAAATTGGGGTTCTTTGTTATAGACCTCAACTTTTCACAGTTCGCACTAAAAGATTAAGCCAGTTACTAAGGTTAAACCGAACAACATTCTTGAACATTGTTCAAGCTAATGTCGGAGACGGGACAATTATCATGAATAATCTCCTCCAG CATTTGAAAGACGTAGACGATCCACTTATGGATGGAGTGTTGTTGGAAACGGAGAACATGCTCGCTCATGGTAGGATGGACTTGCCCCTAAGTCTGTGCTTTGCCACACTTAGAGGAGACGATTTGTTGTTGCAGAAATTGTTAAAGAAAGGTCTTGATCCAAATGAATCGGACAATAATGGAAGAACCGCTTTG CACATAGCTGCGTCAAAAGGAAGTGAGAACTCTGTTCTTCTGCTGCTTGATTATGGGGCAGACCCCAGCTGCAAAG ATTCAGAAGGGAACGTTCCATTGTGGGAGGCTATGATAGGCAACCATGAGATGGTAGTCAAAGTGTTAGCAGATAACGGTGCAAGCCTATCTTCTGGTGACGTAGGGCAGTTTTCGTGCATTGCATCTGAGCAAAACAACTTAAATTTACTCAAGAAAATAACACGCCATGGAGGGGACGTAACTCGTTCTAGAAACGATGGATCGACAGCTCTTCATGTTGCAGTCTGTGAAGGAAATATCGAAATCGTGAAATACCTATTAGACCAAGGAGCCAACATTGACCAACAAGATCATCAAGGATGGACCCCCCGAGACTTGGCTGACCAACAAGGACACGAAGATATAAAAACCCTCTTCCTGACTGTAAAGTTCACAGATGACCAACAGCTCACCAGCACGACTCCACTCGTCTCAATCCCCGAGGAGAAAGATGCACATGATTTTCTACACGTGAAGTTTCTCGGGAGGTTTAAAAGTGAGCCAGCAATATTCCGGCCAAGTTCACAATATGCCGATGATGGATCTTTGAGTCGACATAGGAGAAGAAAAGGTGACAATTTTCACAATTCTCTGTTTGGTATAATGTTGAATGCTCGAGAGGGGGAGACGAGTATAGACTTGTCCCCGAGGCCCAAAAGTATGACAATTGTTGGCAAGAGGGAAATCCATGGTAGGGTGGTTGTAAGTTGCCCCACGAAAGGAGACATTGCAGGGAAACTAGTTTTATTACCAAAAACATTCCAGGAAGTATTGGAGATTGGTGTAAAAAAATATGGGTTTTTGCCTTCAAAAGTTGTAAACAAAGAGGGGGCTGAAGTAGATGAAATAGAAGTAATTAGGGATGGTGATCATCTAGTTTTTGTGGGGGACTCAAAACAGACAGTCCAGGAATCAGATAAGCAAGATGGTAAAAGCCAAAGATAA